One Corynebacterium appendicis CIP 107643 DNA window includes the following coding sequences:
- a CDS encoding IS3 family transposase (programmed frameshift), with amino-acid sequence MPRKYSDEFKAKAVRLAEDLVELEGCSKWGAAVEIGEKLGIPAHTLNDWLKPNMVSSDVEIGAGESTADELKRLRKEIKELRRANEILKTASGFFRGGTRPSHQKMIEYIDAYRDRFGVEAICRTLKETECGFITSRGYRAAKTRAPSARSLSDALLIPELVRVYEDNFSVYGVRKMWKAMQRAGWNIGRDQTARLMKQAGIYGRRRGRTPMTTLRANVPDCRPDLVNRDFTAPAPHRLWVADITYVRTLSGFAYTAFITDVYSRKIVGVATRASMRTDELPLEAFEHALYHAGDLRSEGLVHHSDRGSQYVSIRYGEALAQAGIDPSVGTVGDSYDNALAETVNGLYKTELIYPHRPWASVGEVEIATLRWVYWWNNQRLHQSLGYITPQEMEDAYYQRSGAQTLGVK; translated from the exons ATGCCAAGGAAGTACAGTGACGAGTTCAAGGCCAAGGCAGTGCGTTTGGCTGAGGACCTCGTGGAGCTCGAAGGGTGTTCGAAATGGGGTGCAGCCGTAGAGATCGGTGAAAAGCTCGGCATTCCAGCGCACACGCTCAACGATTGGTTGAAGCCGAATATGGTCTCGTCCGATGTTGAGATTGGCGCCGGCGAGTCAACGGCTGACGAACTGAAGCGGCTGCGGAAAGAGATTAAGGAGCTACGCAGGGCTAATGAGATCTTGAAAACCGCGTCAG GCTTTTTTCGCGGCGGAACTCGACCGTCCCACCAGAAGATGATCGAATACATCGATGCGTATCGCGATCGCTTCGGGGTCGAGGCTATCTGTCGCACATTGAAAGAGACAGAATGTGGGTTCATCACCTCTCGCGGTTACCGAGCAGCGAAAACACGAGCGCCGTCGGCGAGGAGTTTGTCAGATGCGCTGCTTATTCCTGAATTGGTGAGGGTCTACGAGGACAACTTCAGCGTCTACGGGGTCCGCAAGATGTGGAAGGCTATGCAGCGCGCCGGCTGGAACATCGGTCGTGATCAGACCGCGCGTTTGATGAAGCAAGCTGGCATTTACGGCCGCAGGCGCGGCCGCACACCGATGACAACGCTTCGGGCCAACGTGCCGGATTGCCGCCCTGACCTGGTCAACCGAGACTTCACTGCCCCCGCACCGCACCGGTTGTGGGTCGCTGACATTACCTATGTGCGCACCTTGTCTGGTTTTGCCTACACCGCGTTTATCACGGATGTGTACTCCAGAAAGATCGTCGGTGTCGCGACTCGGGCGAGCATGCGTACCGATGAACTGCCGCTGGAGGCCTTTGAGCACGCCCTGTATCACGCTGGTGATCTTCGCTCAGAAGGGCTTGTCCACCACAGTGACCGCGGCTCGCAGTATGTGTCGATCCGTTACGGTGAAGCGCTCGCCCAGGCGGGTATCGATCCGTCTGTCGGCACCGTTGGCGACTCCTATGACAACGCGTTGGCTGAAACGGTCAACGGGCTCTACAAAACAGAGCTGATTTATCCCCACCGGCCGTGGGCATCGGTCGGTGAAGTCGAGATTGCCACCCTTCGCTGGGTGTACTGGTGGAACAACCAGCGACTTCATCAATCCCTGGGATATATTACTCCACAGGAGATGGAGGACGCTTACTATCAACGGTCAGGCGCTCAAACGTTGGGCGTTAAATAA
- a CDS encoding Abi family protein, with the protein MRSKDKLDAMLGAARFETYYLAASKDTEKAVQLYRWNTRLAGALHTQLSYFEVLTRNAMNRTLQDWNDKECGHRDWSLENQSAELLYAMFNRPMGQARKWARKESRRRHHGHARKNAPLNHDDVVAQLTLGNWSNLLGEALPVHRPNAQILWRECLHRAFPNVDPGDRSREDIGKKFERLTHLRNRVSHQENLLQTNMRSRLNDMLAVLRAIDESYPGWAMVDSQVRQVAREDPRKSWS; encoded by the coding sequence ATGAGGAGCAAAGACAAACTAGACGCCATGCTCGGAGCAGCCCGCTTCGAGACGTACTACCTGGCTGCAAGCAAAGACACAGAAAAGGCAGTACAGCTGTACCGATGGAACACCCGCCTGGCAGGCGCTCTCCACACCCAGCTGTCCTACTTCGAGGTCCTTACACGCAATGCCATGAACCGCACCCTCCAAGACTGGAACGATAAGGAATGCGGCCACAGAGACTGGTCCCTCGAGAACCAATCAGCGGAACTCTTATATGCCATGTTCAACCGCCCCATGGGACAGGCCAGGAAGTGGGCGAGGAAAGAGTCGAGACGTCGACACCACGGACACGCCCGCAAGAACGCTCCCCTCAACCACGATGATGTTGTAGCCCAGCTCACACTCGGCAACTGGTCCAATCTGCTGGGAGAGGCGCTACCGGTCCATCGGCCAAATGCCCAAATATTGTGGAGGGAATGCCTGCACAGAGCCTTTCCCAACGTCGATCCTGGAGACCGCTCGCGAGAGGACATCGGCAAGAAGTTCGAGCGATTGACGCATTTGCGCAACAGGGTGTCACACCAAGAAAACCTCTTGCAGACCAACATGCGAAGCCGACTCAACGACATGCTTGCCGTGCTCAGAGCCATTGACGAGAGTTACCCCGGTTGGGCCATGGTCGACAGTCAGGTACGACAGGTAGCACGGGAAGATCCTCGAAAAAGCTGGTCCTAA
- a CDS encoding YfbU family protein, whose protein sequence is MQSITIRIPVELKNLISAEAQKKGQTQSDYLRQLIETHAGQVRREPIQEVSLNAAERKTLALGYQLLLASQGDLPTELYDEESFRHSVEALERGYAGEYHQIFAGTDKGLSHDECRLAWDILDMFRVIKFSVRNLGQSGWQQIGVVDAEHYGTFQGFDGQIDLESRLSGYVDYLVWTGRWEEQREFLEKTRGNSHSEMLPTYRSMLAEFKPIWRKAVDRGGRLHLNAEEIRNVLLAAPGAHLEEA, encoded by the coding sequence ATGCAATCTATAACCATTCGCATCCCGGTCGAACTGAAAAACCTCATCTCCGCTGAAGCGCAGAAGAAGGGGCAGACCCAGAGCGACTATCTACGACAACTCATCGAAACCCATGCGGGGCAGGTTAGGAGGGAGCCAATCCAAGAGGTATCGCTCAACGCGGCGGAGCGTAAGACGTTGGCGCTGGGGTATCAGCTCCTTCTGGCCTCCCAGGGAGACTTGCCCACCGAGCTGTATGACGAAGAATCCTTCCGCCACTCCGTCGAAGCCTTGGAACGCGGGTACGCGGGTGAGTACCACCAAATTTTTGCTGGCACCGACAAAGGATTGAGCCACGATGAGTGCAGGCTCGCATGGGACATCCTCGACATGTTCAGGGTGATCAAGTTCAGCGTTCGCAACTTGGGACAAAGTGGCTGGCAACAGATCGGCGTCGTCGATGCTGAGCACTACGGAACATTCCAAGGATTTGACGGCCAGATCGATCTTGAGTCAAGGCTTAGTGGATACGTCGACTATCTTGTCTGGACGGGGCGCTGGGAAGAGCAAAGGGAATTCCTTGAGAAGACGCGAGGAAACTCCCACAGCGAGATGCTCCCCACATACCGTTCCATGTTGGCGGAGTTCAAGCCCATCTGGCGTAAGGCCGTAGACCGAGGCGGTCGACTTCACCTCAATGCAGAGGAGATCAGGAATGTGCTGCTGGCCGCTCCAGGAGCGCACCTCGAGGAGGCGTAG
- a CDS encoding type IV toxin-antitoxin system AbiEi family antitoxin domain-containing protein, giving the protein MKGAEAAEVVGDLASQQWGLVTTAQATACGVDLQSLRRLVTRGVLTRVRHGVYATTGTSPSAELEVKAHWLALRPELMAAERTGDPHLAAEAVVSHTTAAEMWGMGDLWPDGAHFTVRSRRRSRQSGVRFHRADLGDDDWMLHPVSGLPVTTAARTITNLADEGHEPGYLLDLVADAAGASLVEKWELLEALTGKEEAFDLPAGDAAGLEDVLGEYFPAPELDGRMRAAIDEAVRPLREQIDTLMRSLAPRVTVGEEVAKMVAGTALPPGFTAALQEKIAAGKGATPLDLIRPTEWEDEWNDELLDLLRILTRTVELGVQQIQLLEEIVQSELITTEQLPSPTDAERKVPKTIKRGYGQTSLTF; this is encoded by the coding sequence ATGAAGGGTGCAGAAGCGGCGGAGGTGGTGGGGGATCTGGCTTCCCAGCAGTGGGGTCTGGTCACCACCGCCCAGGCCACGGCCTGTGGGGTTGATCTGCAGTCTCTGCGGCGTTTGGTTACGCGCGGGGTTCTCACCCGCGTCAGGCACGGGGTCTATGCCACCACCGGGACTTCTCCCTCTGCGGAACTCGAGGTCAAGGCGCATTGGCTCGCGCTTCGCCCGGAGCTCATGGCCGCCGAGCGCACCGGTGATCCACACCTCGCCGCAGAGGCGGTGGTTTCGCACACGACCGCCGCGGAGATGTGGGGGATGGGTGATTTGTGGCCGGACGGGGCACATTTCACGGTGCGGTCGCGACGCCGCAGCCGACAGTCGGGCGTCCGGTTCCACCGCGCCGATCTGGGGGATGATGACTGGATGCTTCACCCGGTGTCGGGCCTGCCGGTCACGACGGCGGCCCGCACCATCACCAATCTCGCTGACGAGGGTCACGAACCCGGGTATCTGCTCGACCTGGTGGCGGACGCCGCCGGCGCCTCCCTGGTGGAAAAGTGGGAGCTTCTGGAGGCTCTGACAGGGAAAGAGGAGGCCTTCGACCTGCCTGCGGGGGATGCGGCGGGGTTGGAGGATGTGCTGGGGGAGTATTTCCCGGCCCCCGAGTTGGACGGGCGGATGCGCGCGGCGATCGATGAGGCGGTGCGTCCTCTCCGGGAGCAGATCGACACCCTCATGCGGTCCCTGGCTCCGCGGGTCACCGTGGGTGAGGAGGTGGCGAAGATGGTGGCCGGGACAGCTCTGCCACCCGGGTTTACAGCGGCGCTCCAGGAAAAGATCGCAGCCGGCAAAGGTGCAACACCCCTGGATCTTATTCGCCCCACAGAGTGGGAGGACGAATGGAACGACGAACTACTGGATTTGTTGAGGATACTCACTAGAACGGTCGAGCTTGGTGTACAGCAGATCCAGCTTCTCGAGGAGATTGTGCAGAGCGAACTCATCACAACCGAGCAGCTTCCCTCGCCCACGGATGCTGAACGAAAGGTGCCGAAGACAATCAAACGGGGCTACGGCCAGACTTCGCTCACCTTTTAG
- the erm gene encoding 23S ribosomal RNA methyltransferase Erm: MSAYGHGRHEHGQNFLTDHKIINSIIDLVKQTSGPIIEIGPGSGALTHPMAHFGRAITAVEVDAKLAAKLTQETSSAAVEVVHDDFINFPLPATPCVIVGNIPFHLTTAILRKLLHAPAWTDAVLLMQWEVARRRAGVGASTMMTAQWSPWFTFHLGSRVPRSAFRPQPNVDGGILVIRRVGDPKIPIEQRKAFQAMVHTVFTARGRGIGEILRRAGLFSSRSETQSWLRSRGIDPATLPPRLHTSDWIDLFQVTGSSLPHHRPISPSGSSQRPPRRKNRSRRR; the protein is encoded by the coding sequence ATGTCTGCATACGGACACGGCCGTCACGAACATGGCCAAAATTTTCTCACCGACCACAAGATCATCAACTCCATCATCGACCTTGTAAAACAAACCTCCGGCCCCATCATTGAGATCGGACCAGGAAGCGGTGCCCTCACTCACCCGATGGCCCACTTTGGGAGGGCAATAACGGCAGTTGAAGTGGACGCAAAACTAGCTGCCAAACTCACACAAGAAACCTCCTCGGCGGCGGTCGAAGTGGTCCATGATGATTTCATTAACTTCCCGTTACCCGCCACCCCCTGCGTCATCGTGGGAAACATTCCCTTTCACCTCACCACTGCCATTCTTCGAAAGTTGCTGCATGCGCCGGCATGGACTGACGCTGTACTCCTCATGCAGTGGGAAGTCGCTCGCCGCCGGGCCGGGGTAGGCGCAAGCACGATGATGACCGCTCAGTGGTCCCCATGGTTCACATTTCACCTTGGTTCCCGAGTACCAAGGTCTGCTTTCCGGCCACAGCCAAACGTTGACGGGGGGATCTTAGTGATCCGCCGGGTGGGTGACCCGAAGATTCCGATAGAGCAGCGCAAAGCCTTTCAGGCGATGGTGCACACCGTTTTCACCGCCCGGGGACGCGGGATAGGGGAAATTCTCCGAAGGGCAGGGTTGTTTTCATCACGTTCAGAAACACAATCATGGTTGCGCTCGCGAGGAATCGACCCCGCGACCCTACCTCCCAGATTGCACACCAGCGACTGGATCGATCTCTTCCAGGTGACTGGTTCCTCTCTACCGCACCATCGACCCATTTCACCATCGGGAAGTAGTCAACGACCTCCTCGACGGAAAAACCGAAGCCGGCGGCGTTAA
- a CDS encoding erythromycin resistance leader peptide, whose protein sequence is MLISGTAFMRLRTNR, encoded by the coding sequence ATGTTGATTTCAGGTACCGCTTTCATGCGGTTGCGCACCAACCGCTAA
- a CDS encoding AraC family transcriptional regulator yields the protein MKGATVIKILNRLVDEIEQRLGDDLDIDELARTMGTTGYHARRMFSSLAGMPVSDYVRRRRMTVAATDVVGDEDLLTIAVRYGYGSTEAFGRAFRSVHGVSHGDVRRNGGPLRSQPLLRFHLTVEGSTPMDTRIVERPAFRLIGHAARVPLIYEGVNPHIQRHIESLPASEHERLKQLSNTDPSGLLQVSADVDPDYTEGSELTYLHGVAVRAEAQVPEDLDTIDVDAGTWVVFRTSGPHPAALQEAYAASATEWFPSNPWRLRPGPSVVSVLDHAPDFSTATCEIWIPIERA from the coding sequence GTGAAGGGAGCGACCGTGATTAAGATCCTCAACCGCCTCGTCGATGAGATCGAGCAGCGCCTCGGTGACGACCTCGACATCGACGAACTCGCCCGCACGATGGGAACGACGGGCTACCACGCCCGTCGCATGTTCTCGTCGCTGGCCGGGATGCCGGTCTCCGACTACGTGAGGCGGCGGCGGATGACCGTCGCTGCGACTGATGTCGTCGGGGACGAGGATCTGCTCACGATCGCCGTGCGCTACGGATACGGATCGACCGAAGCCTTCGGGCGGGCGTTCCGTTCCGTGCACGGCGTGAGCCACGGCGATGTCCGTCGCAACGGTGGCCCCCTTCGCAGTCAACCGCTACTCAGGTTTCACCTGACCGTCGAAGGGAGCACTCCCATGGATACCCGAATCGTCGAACGCCCCGCATTCCGTCTAATCGGCCACGCCGCTCGGGTGCCGCTGATCTACGAGGGCGTCAACCCACACATCCAGCGGCACATCGAGTCGCTGCCCGCCTCCGAGCACGAGCGACTCAAACAGCTCAGCAACACCGACCCATCCGGGCTGCTGCAGGTCAGTGCCGATGTCGATCCCGACTACACCGAGGGAAGCGAACTGACCTATCTGCACGGCGTGGCGGTCCGCGCCGAGGCCCAGGTTCCCGAGGACCTCGACACGATCGACGTCGACGCGGGCACGTGGGTGGTCTTCCGAACCTCTGGTCCGCACCCGGCGGCCCTGCAAGAGGCGTATGCGGCGTCCGCAACAGAGTGGTTCCCCTCCAACCCTTGGCGGCTGCGCCCCGGCCCCTCAGTCGTCTCGGTGCTCGACCACGCCCCGGACTTCAGCACGGCGACGTGCGAGATCTGGATCCCCATCGAGCGCGCCTGA
- a CDS encoding ASCH domain-containing protein: MITNELRNLLAKATTHAQRFQDGEDHTVAAALLTKSGKHVLGLNAHHFLGGPCGEISALANHAASYPEDPIQAVVAVYGPTGQIIPPCGKCRQVLFDVDPSIRCIVRGSNGLEAPTVEELLPFAFNWRDMEQEQRIYMWEGYEESIRSGEKQQTIRVDDPFHEGSAQIVFEKESGEVVTIQAQVTSVASTQRSELSEKQARNDGFGSLSELQEALDTHYPGLAADDKVDIVEFKLQ; encoded by the coding sequence GTGATTACCAACGAACTTCGAAATTTACTGGCCAAAGCAACCACCCATGCACAGCGTTTTCAGGACGGAGAAGACCACACTGTAGCCGCAGCGCTCCTTACCAAATCAGGAAAACACGTACTCGGTTTGAACGCGCACCATTTCCTCGGTGGTCCTTGCGGGGAGATCTCGGCTTTAGCCAACCATGCTGCTAGTTATCCAGAGGACCCAATCCAAGCAGTAGTCGCCGTATACGGACCTACTGGTCAAATTATTCCTCCCTGCGGTAAATGCCGCCAGGTGCTTTTTGATGTTGATCCGTCCATCCGGTGCATCGTGCGCGGAAGCAATGGACTTGAAGCACCTACCGTAGAAGAACTCTTGCCATTCGCATTCAACTGGCGAGATATGGAACAAGAGCAGCGCATCTACATGTGGGAAGGCTACGAGGAATCAATTCGTAGCGGAGAAAAGCAACAAACCATCCGGGTAGATGATCCTTTCCATGAAGGAAGTGCCCAAATTGTCTTCGAGAAAGAATCCGGAGAGGTCGTCACTATCCAGGCACAGGTTACGTCCGTTGCCTCTACCCAGCGAAGTGAATTGTCGGAAAAGCAAGCTAGAAATGACGGTTTTGGCTCCCTTTCCGAGCTTCAGGAAGCGCTAGATACTCACTATCCCGGATTAGCTGCCGATGACAAAGTCGACATCGTAGAGTTCAAGCTCCAGTAA
- a CDS encoding helix-turn-helix domain-containing protein, with amino-acid sequence MAKAKARGVYKGRATVLNEEQVAQARTWVGEGIPKAEVARRLGIGRTTLYKYLNQ; translated from the coding sequence ATTGCCAAAGCGAAAGCCCGCGGCGTCTACAAAGGACGCGCCACAGTCCTCAACGAGGAACAAGTAGCGCAAGCGCGCACGTGGGTGGGGGAGGGCATTCCCAAAGCGGAAGTCGCCCGCCGCCTCGGGATAGGGCGCACCACACTGTATAAGTACCTCAACCAGTAA
- a CDS encoding ArsR/SmtB family transcription factor has protein sequence MTSPNTPPAADPTACCSLSAGLLTDEEADRYAQLFKVLADPARLRLLSQLAEDGCGPISVSELAEQSGLSQPTVSHHLKKLTDAGLLTKIRRGKTVTHSVCPAPFTELRMVLQMD, from the coding sequence ATGACCTCCCCGAACACCCCACCGGCAGCAGACCCAACAGCCTGCTGCTCGCTGAGCGCCGGTCTGCTCACCGACGAGGAAGCCGACCGCTACGCCCAGCTGTTCAAAGTGCTCGCCGACCCAGCACGCCTACGACTCCTCTCCCAGCTCGCCGAAGACGGCTGCGGCCCGATCAGCGTTTCCGAGCTCGCTGAGCAATCCGGCCTGAGCCAGCCCACGGTCTCCCACCACCTGAAGAAGCTCACCGACGCTGGCCTACTCACCAAAATCCGCCGCGGAAAAACCGTCACCCACAGCGTCTGCCCCGCACCATTCACGGAGCTGCGCATGGTCCTACAGATGGACTAG
- the arsB gene encoding ACR3 family arsenite efflux transporter produces MSDPVAAQEPARMSFLDRFLPVWIILAMALGLGLGNWFPGLSGALQGMEVGGISLPIALGLLVMMYPPLAKVRYDKTKEITSDKRLMMVSLILNWVVGPAVMFALAWIFLADEPELRTGLIIVGLARCIAMVLVWSDLSCADREATAVLVAINSVFQVLMFGVLGWFYLQILPNWLGLSTTSVNFSFWAIVTSVLVFLGIPLLAGVLSRIIGEKTKGRNWYEEKFLPAISPLALIGLLYTIVLLFSLQGEQIIARPWTVARVAVPLLIYFVGMFAVGLIASKMSGMGYAQSASVAFTAAGNNFELAIAVAIGTFGAESAQALAGTIGPLIEIPVLVGLVYVMRGIGPKLFPGDPTLPERQSSPAGASA; encoded by the coding sequence ATGTCCGACCCAGTTGCGGCGCAGGAACCTGCGCGCATGTCATTTCTCGACCGATTTCTGCCTGTGTGGATCATCCTGGCGATGGCGCTGGGGCTTGGACTAGGGAACTGGTTCCCTGGACTCAGCGGGGCGCTGCAGGGCATGGAGGTCGGCGGGATTTCTCTGCCGATCGCGCTCGGCTTGTTGGTGATGATGTACCCGCCGCTGGCGAAGGTGCGCTACGACAAGACGAAGGAGATCACCAGCGATAAGAGGTTGATGATGGTGTCGCTCATCCTCAACTGGGTCGTCGGCCCGGCGGTCATGTTCGCGCTGGCATGGATCTTCCTCGCTGATGAACCAGAGCTGCGCACGGGCCTGATCATCGTTGGCCTGGCGCGTTGTATCGCGATGGTCCTGGTGTGGTCGGACTTGTCGTGCGCGGACCGGGAAGCCACCGCGGTGCTCGTGGCGATCAACTCGGTCTTCCAGGTGCTCATGTTCGGCGTGCTGGGCTGGTTCTACCTGCAAATCCTGCCCAACTGGCTCGGGCTGTCCACCACGTCGGTGAACTTCTCCTTCTGGGCGATTGTGACTTCCGTGTTGGTTTTCTTGGGCATCCCACTTCTTGCTGGCGTGCTCTCGCGCATCATCGGGGAGAAGACCAAGGGGCGCAATTGGTACGAGGAGAAATTCCTCCCGGCGATCTCCCCGCTGGCGCTGATCGGTTTGCTGTACACGATCGTGCTGCTGTTCTCCCTCCAGGGTGAGCAGATCATCGCCCGTCCGTGGACGGTGGCACGGGTGGCGGTGCCGTTGCTGATCTACTTCGTCGGCATGTTCGCGGTGGGACTCATCGCATCGAAGATGTCGGGGATGGGATACGCGCAGTCGGCATCGGTGGCGTTCACCGCTGCGGGCAATAATTTCGAGCTGGCGATCGCTGTGGCCATCGGCACCTTCGGCGCGGAGTCGGCGCAGGCGCTCGCGGGCACCATCGGCCCGCTGATCGAGATCCCGGTGCTTGTCGGGCTCGTCTACGTTATGCGGGGGATTGGCCCGAAGCTGTTCCCCGGCGACCCGACGCTGCCGGAACGACAGTCGTCCCCAGCGGGCGCATCCGCGTAA
- a CDS encoding low molecular weight phosphatase family protein, whose protein sequence is MAITPKVLFVCVRNGGKSQMAAALAEKHAGDKLDIHSAGTEPGTSINAESAASLEEVGADMSGGHPKAIDPELLRTADRVVVIGEEAQLELPDDAKGSLERWVTDEPSKRGIEGMERMRLVRDDIDAKVRALVGDVLGE, encoded by the coding sequence ATGGCAATTACTCCGAAGGTCCTGTTCGTCTGCGTCCGCAACGGCGGCAAATCCCAAATGGCTGCTGCATTGGCGGAAAAGCACGCGGGGGACAAGCTCGACATCCACTCCGCCGGCACGGAACCGGGGACGTCGATCAACGCTGAATCGGCCGCTTCTCTGGAAGAGGTCGGCGCCGACATGTCGGGCGGGCACCCGAAAGCGATCGACCCGGAGCTTCTCCGCACCGCGGACCGTGTCGTTGTTATCGGTGAAGAAGCACAGCTCGAACTGCCCGACGACGCAAAGGGCAGTCTCGAGCGGTGGGTGACGGACGAGCCATCTAAACGCGGAATCGAGGGCATGGAGCGCATGCGTTTGGTTCGCGACGACATTGACGCGAAAGTCCGCGCACTCGTGGGTGACGTGCTCGGGGAATAA
- a CDS encoding DUF488 domain-containing protein, giving the protein MSDMKLYTIGYSQKSAEEFFDLLRDNGVKRVVDIRRHNTNQLAGFTKKDDLAWFLKTIADIDYEHVLELAPSEDLMHAYRKEGLPFDEFADKLRAQFDDREMPTKATFDHAALLCSEADPSTCHRIVAAEYLAEKWAGVEVVHL; this is encoded by the coding sequence ATGTCGGACATGAAGCTTTACACCATCGGATATTCGCAGAAGAGCGCCGAGGAATTCTTCGACCTGCTGCGCGACAACGGCGTGAAGCGGGTTGTGGACATCCGGCGGCACAACACGAATCAGCTCGCCGGCTTCACCAAGAAGGACGACCTCGCCTGGTTCCTCAAGACCATCGCCGACATCGATTACGAGCACGTTCTCGAACTCGCGCCGAGTGAAGACCTCATGCACGCCTACAGGAAGGAAGGTCTGCCGTTCGACGAGTTTGCGGACAAACTCCGCGCACAATTCGACGACCGGGAGATGCCCACCAAGGCCACTTTCGACCACGCGGCCTTGCTGTGTTCCGAGGCCGACCCCTCCACCTGCCACCGCATCGTGGCTGCGGAGTACCTGGCCGAAAAGTGGGCCGGGGTGGAGGTCGTCCACTTATAG
- a CDS encoding biotin--[acetyl-CoA-carboxylase] ligase produces the protein MTVQDIARIESEVAQYWGEVRYVETASSTNTELMASGEPGHVLIAEQQTGGKGRLGRVWEAPAGASLLMSVAIELVHTDDLGLVSLAAGLAVTDVIPNAQLKWPNDVLLNGKKFVGILGEIDTTAEIPKLVVGLGVNVAWREEDLPTDWSTALNLEGIDVDWDEFTIDLLGALGRRLEQWQDRDEALLDDYRAVSATIGQRVRLDTVEGIVEGIAGDVDKRGAIVVDGVSYSTGDVTHLRTSD, from the coding sequence ATGACAGTTCAGGACATTGCTCGCATTGAATCTGAAGTAGCCCAGTACTGGGGTGAGGTGCGCTACGTGGAAACGGCGTCCTCGACGAACACGGAGCTGATGGCGTCGGGGGAGCCGGGGCACGTGCTCATCGCCGAGCAGCAGACCGGCGGCAAGGGGCGGCTCGGCCGCGTGTGGGAAGCGCCGGCGGGGGCGAGCCTGCTCATGAGCGTGGCGATCGAACTGGTGCACACCGACGACCTGGGCCTGGTGTCGTTGGCGGCGGGATTGGCCGTGACGGACGTGATCCCGAACGCCCAGCTGAAGTGGCCGAATGACGTGCTGCTGAACGGCAAGAAGTTCGTGGGGATTCTCGGCGAGATCGACACGACGGCGGAGATCCCGAAGCTCGTCGTGGGGCTCGGCGTGAACGTGGCGTGGCGTGAAGAGGACCTGCCCACCGACTGGTCGACGGCGCTGAATCTCGAGGGCATCGACGTGGACTGGGACGAGTTCACCATCGATCTGCTGGGGGCGCTGGGGCGCCGGCTCGAGCAGTGGCAGGACCGCGACGAAGCGCTTCTCGACGACTACCGCGCTGTGTCTGCCACCATTGGCCAGCGGGTGCGCTTGGACACGGTGGAGGGGATTGTCGAGGGGATCGCGGGGGACGTCGATAAGCGGGGCGCGATTGTCGTCGATGGTGTCAGCTACTCGACTGGCGACGTGACGCACCTGCGTACGAGCGATTAA